A window from Aliamphritea hakodatensis encodes these proteins:
- a CDS encoding replication-associated recombination protein A, which produces MADLFSDLENEAYQPLAARMRPVKLTDYCGQQHLLGEDKPLRKALEQGAVHSMILWGPPGVGKTTLAKLLAHHVDAHFITLSAVLSGVKDIRAAVDQAQHVKAQSGRKTILFVDEVHRFNKSQQDAFLPFIEDGTFLFVGATTENPSFELNNALLSRARVYLLRSLNDSDILHLLERAINDPDKGVSQQPLIFGEGALNKLAQAADGDGRRGLNLLEIAADLAERQADGYHVDQAVIEEVLKSSARRYDKQGDLFYDMISAFHKSVRGSSPDGALYWYCRMLDGGCDPLYVARRLVAIASEDIGNADPRAMQVALSAWDAFERVGPAEGERAIAQAAIYCASAPKSNAVYMAFNQAKADVREDPGYEVPVHLRNAPTSLMADLGYGAEYRYAHNEPDAYAAGESYLPEEIAERRYYHPEPRGLEIKIADKLEYLRALDAASDKQRYP; this is translated from the coding sequence ATGGCAGATCTGTTCAGCGATCTGGAAAACGAGGCTTATCAGCCACTGGCAGCAAGAATGCGGCCGGTGAAGTTAACCGATTACTGTGGCCAGCAGCACCTCCTGGGCGAGGATAAACCGCTGCGTAAGGCGCTCGAGCAGGGCGCTGTGCACTCGATGATTCTCTGGGGGCCGCCGGGAGTGGGAAAAACCACACTGGCCAAGCTGCTGGCACACCATGTGGATGCCCATTTTATTACGCTTTCCGCGGTACTCAGTGGTGTAAAGGATATTCGTGCAGCGGTTGATCAGGCGCAGCATGTAAAGGCGCAGTCCGGTCGCAAAACCATTCTGTTTGTGGATGAGGTACATCGCTTTAATAAATCGCAGCAGGATGCATTTCTGCCATTCATTGAAGACGGCACATTTCTGTTTGTCGGGGCAACGACCGAGAACCCATCGTTCGAGTTGAATAACGCATTGTTATCCCGGGCGCGGGTCTATTTACTGCGCAGTCTGAATGACAGCGATATTCTGCATTTACTGGAACGGGCCATTAATGATCCGGATAAAGGTGTGTCGCAGCAGCCGCTGATTTTCGGTGAAGGCGCGCTTAATAAGTTAGCACAGGCGGCTGATGGCGATGGCCGCCGCGGGCTGAATCTTCTGGAGATAGCTGCTGATCTGGCGGAGCGTCAGGCTGACGGCTATCACGTGGATCAGGCGGTGATCGAAGAGGTGCTTAAATCCAGTGCCCGCCGGTATGACAAACAGGGTGACCTGTTTTACGACATGATTTCTGCCTTTCATAAATCTGTCAGGGGGTCTTCACCGGACGGTGCCCTTTACTGGTATTGCCGGATGCTTGATGGTGGCTGTGATCCACTGTATGTGGCCCGCCGACTGGTGGCGATTGCCTCTGAAGACATCGGCAATGCGGATCCAAGGGCCATGCAGGTGGCGTTGTCGGCCTGGGATGCGTTCGAGCGGGTTGGCCCTGCTGAAGGGGAGCGAGCCATCGCTCAGGCAGCTATTTACTGTGCCAGCGCGCCCAAGAGTAATGCGGTGTATATGGCGTTTAATCAGGCTAAGGCGGATGTCCGTGAAGACCCCGGTTATGAGGTGCCGGTGCATTTGCGTAATGCGCCTACCAGCCTGATGGCTGATCTGGGTTATGGCGCAGAGTACCGCTATGCCCATAATGAGCCGGATGCTTACGCTGCCGGTGAAAGTTATCTGCCGGAAGAAATTGCTGAACGCCGCTACTATCATCCGGAGCCCCGCGGGCTGGAAATCAAAATTGCCGATAAGCTTGAATACCTGCGCGCACTGGATGCTGCCAGTGATAAACAGCGCTACCCTTAA
- a CDS encoding DMT family transporter yields MSVSRVIESKGSIYQGAALILISELFLVGSGMAIKQIGDQLPVEMIVFFRNLLGVMLLLPWLLNNGLSAIRTSRLHLHFMRAGVGVVAMGCLFYTWGHLPLAQAALLKQTAPFFMPVLAFFWLGERVGWLVKVSIVIGFSGVYLILNPQEGAFNWVVLVALCGASLGALAKVTVRNLRSTEPARRIVFYFAFFSTLIAFVPAVIGWQPLTWPLFGLLVIVAACSTLAQLLLSKAYGMAPAGQLGPFTYGSVAFAVLLGWFIWDEVLATHTWIGIGLICGAGLVAMLGKARSA; encoded by the coding sequence ATGTCCGTCAGTCGTGTGATTGAAAGCAAGGGAAGCATTTATCAGGGCGCTGCGCTGATACTTATATCTGAACTGTTTCTGGTGGGTTCAGGCATGGCCATCAAGCAGATCGGTGATCAGTTACCGGTAGAGATGATTGTGTTTTTCCGTAACCTGCTGGGGGTCATGCTGTTATTGCCCTGGTTGCTCAATAACGGACTCAGTGCCATCCGTACCAGCCGTTTGCATCTGCACTTTATGCGGGCCGGCGTGGGGGTGGTTGCGATGGGGTGCCTGTTTTATACCTGGGGGCATTTGCCACTGGCACAGGCTGCATTGCTAAAGCAGACAGCGCCTTTCTTTATGCCGGTGCTGGCGTTCTTCTGGCTTGGGGAGCGGGTTGGCTGGCTGGTTAAGGTTTCCATTGTCATCGGTTTTAGCGGTGTCTATCTGATCCTGAATCCTCAGGAGGGGGCGTTTAACTGGGTGGTTCTGGTCGCGCTTTGTGGTGCATCTCTCGGCGCGCTGGCCAAGGTGACGGTGCGTAATCTGCGCAGTACTGAACCTGCCCGGCGGATTGTATTTTATTTTGCCTTCTTCAGTACACTGATTGCCTTTGTGCCTGCGGTTATCGGCTGGCAGCCGCTGACCTGGCCGTTATTTGGGCTCTTGGTGATAGTGGCGGCCTGTTCAACACTGGCGCAACTGTTGCTCAGTAAAGCCTACGGGATGGCGCCTGCAGGACAGCTGGGGCCTTTCACCTATGGCTCAGTCGCATTCGCGGTATTGCTTGGCTGGTTTATCTGGGATGAGGTGCTGGCAACCCATACCTGGATCGGGATCGGTCTGATTTGCGGCGCGGGTCTGGTGGCTATGCTGGGTAAAGCCCGGTCTGCCTGA
- a CDS encoding UbiH/UbiF/VisC/COQ6 family ubiquinone biosynthesis hydroxylase, translated as MKKYDVLIVGGGMVGASIACALGGSELSVGVIELRMPAPFDHSQAHDMRVSAISLASENILRNVGAWPGLQNKRLCPYRRLKTWEVDADRAATEFNSADIGEDHLGHIVENRVIQLGLLEQLRQCANVDLICPADITGIDYAAGASIITLADGQQVFGRLLIGADGAQSKVRSQVGIGVHSWDYEQHALVASVTTELPQQDITWQQFTPTGPLAFLPLSGHQGSLVWYNTPAEARRLLALSDEAFLAEAQSRFPDCLGGITGLLGRAAFPLRRQHAQQYVKEGVALVGDAAHTIHPLAGQGVNIGLLDAAALAEVLLDATRAGEDITGKEVLGRYENQRRNQNLLMMQVMDSFYRLFSNDHLPLKLLRNLGLGAAGKLGPARNRVMRFAMGLEGPMPELARR; from the coding sequence ATGAAAAAATATGATGTGCTGATTGTAGGCGGCGGCATGGTAGGGGCAAGCATTGCCTGTGCCCTGGGAGGCTCAGAGCTCAGTGTTGGGGTTATTGAACTGCGCATGCCGGCGCCGTTTGACCATAGTCAGGCCCATGATATGCGGGTGTCTGCTATCAGTTTGGCGTCAGAAAATATTCTCCGTAATGTCGGTGCCTGGCCCGGCTTACAGAATAAGCGGCTGTGTCCTTACCGCCGGCTGAAAACCTGGGAAGTAGACGCCGACCGGGCTGCTACGGAATTTAACAGCGCAGATATTGGCGAAGACCATCTGGGTCATATAGTTGAAAACCGGGTTATTCAGCTCGGGTTGCTGGAACAGCTTCGGCAATGCGCTAACGTAGACCTGATTTGTCCGGCAGACATTACCGGCATTGATTATGCGGCCGGTGCCAGCATTATAACCCTGGCGGATGGTCAGCAGGTGTTTGGCCGGCTGCTGATAGGTGCAGACGGTGCCCAGTCTAAAGTCCGCAGTCAGGTAGGGATTGGCGTGCACAGCTGGGATTATGAGCAGCATGCGCTGGTGGCTTCTGTGACCACTGAGCTGCCGCAGCAGGATATAACCTGGCAGCAGTTTACGCCGACAGGACCGCTGGCGTTTCTGCCTCTGAGCGGTCATCAGGGCTCGCTGGTGTGGTACAACACACCGGCTGAAGCGCGCAGGCTGCTGGCCCTGAGCGATGAGGCTTTTCTTGCAGAAGCACAGAGCCGCTTTCCTGACTGTCTCGGTGGTATTACCGGCTTGCTTGGCAGGGCGGCGTTTCCCTTGCGGCGTCAGCATGCGCAGCAATACGTTAAAGAAGGCGTTGCGCTGGTGGGGGATGCAGCCCACACGATTCATCCGCTTGCCGGGCAGGGCGTGAACATTGGTTTGCTGGATGCGGCAGCGCTGGCTGAAGTGTTACTGGATGCAACCCGGGCGGGTGAAGATATTACCGGCAAGGAGGTATTAGGCCGGTATGAGAATCAGCGGCGCAATCAGAATCTGCTGATGATGCAGGTAATGGACAGTTTTTACCGTCTGTTCAGTAATGATCATCTGCCGCTGAAGCTGCTGCGTAATCTAGGCCTTGGGGCTGCCGGTAAACTTGGCCCGGCCCGTAACCGGGTGATGCGTTTTGCCATGGGGCTTGAAGGTCCGATGCCTGAGCTGGCTCGCCGGTAA
- the lolA gene encoding outer membrane lipoprotein chaperone LolA, which yields MLNTFVKRGIQLAGAVALAGWVGFASAEADLNKDASAELQGLLSSFNSLSAEFEQVSVAGDSRRTEQSRGELVVAKPDRFSWLAKEPFPQQIISDGEYIWIYDPDLEQATRKKADQQNAGVPALILNGQVDELKATYKIRLIHEEGANKLFELLPKSDQEIFTRVRLLFTDGVIAELQLEDSLGQRSSVQFFEQQLNPVISETQFSFDVPEGTDVMYDHGTENGIDGAN from the coding sequence ATGTTAAATACGTTTGTAAAACGCGGTATACAGCTGGCCGGTGCCGTGGCACTGGCGGGCTGGGTAGGCTTTGCTTCAGCGGAAGCGGATCTGAATAAAGATGCCAGCGCTGAGCTACAGGGGCTGCTGAGCAGTTTTAACAGTCTGAGCGCTGAGTTTGAACAGGTTTCGGTGGCCGGTGACAGCCGCCGTACGGAGCAGTCACGCGGTGAGCTGGTTGTCGCTAAGCCTGACCGTTTCAGCTGGCTGGCGAAAGAACCGTTTCCGCAGCAGATTATCAGTGACGGCGAGTACATCTGGATTTATGACCCTGATCTTGAGCAGGCAACCCGTAAAAAGGCTGATCAGCAGAATGCCGGTGTACCGGCGCTGATCCTCAACGGACAGGTTGATGAGCTGAAGGCAACCTATAAAATTCGCCTGATCCATGAAGAAGGCGCGAATAAACTCTTTGAGCTTTTGCCGAAAAGTGACCAGGAGATTTTTACCCGGGTACGGTTACTCTTTACTGATGGCGTGATTGCAGAGTTGCAGCTGGAAGACTCTCTGGGGCAGCGCAGCTCAGTGCAGTTTTTTGAGCAGCAACTGAATCCGGTTATCAGTGAAACACAGTTTAGCTTTGATGTTCCCGAAGGTACCGACGTGATGTACGATCACGGCACAGAAAACGGTATTGACGGAGCAAATTAA
- a CDS encoding phasin family protein, which produces MYENMFKDVQASFRPVMDMVEINQKAAEKMFALQSDYMNSLVNTTLSQIQELTVATDPQQFLDLQVKFFKRIEDQFSEVAEKELATINEASGELSDIVKTNLDSITQSELQYIDEVGKLLTMTGLPDFTAEGAAPAASATTPAITPAATKAAPRTAPKKAATKPAAKKTAAKKTST; this is translated from the coding sequence ATGTATGAAAATATGTTTAAGGACGTTCAGGCATCATTCCGCCCGGTGATGGACATGGTAGAGATCAATCAGAAAGCAGCAGAAAAGATGTTTGCGCTGCAGTCGGACTACATGAACAGTCTGGTCAACACCACCCTGTCCCAAATACAGGAACTGACAGTGGCCACTGATCCTCAGCAGTTTCTGGATCTGCAGGTGAAGTTCTTCAAACGCATAGAAGACCAGTTTTCTGAAGTGGCTGAAAAAGAACTGGCAACCATCAACGAAGCATCCGGCGAACTGAGCGACATTGTTAAAACCAATCTGGATAGCATTACCCAGTCTGAACTGCAGTATATAGATGAAGTAGGCAAACTGCTGACCATGACCGGCCTGCCGGATTTTACAGCAGAAGGTGCAGCACCAGCCGCCAGCGCAACGACACCGGCCATCACCCCTGCGGCAACCAAAGCCGCCCCGCGCACGGCACCTAAAAAAGCAGCCACGAAACCTGCTGCAAAGAAGACTGCTGCAAAAAAAACAAGCACCTAA
- the serS gene encoding serine--tRNA ligase, translated as MLDPKFIRSNPEEVAQLLAKKGYQFPVDEFNALEAQRREVQVQAEQLQSERNTRSKNIGKAIAAGEDAEALKAEVRELGEKLDSSKESLREIQEQMDAILMGVPNIPHEDVPEGADEDDNVLVRTWGEPTQLDFEPRDHVDLGELSGGLDFGTAAKITGARFAVLRGGIARMHRALIQFMLDTHSSDHGYQETYVPYMVNADSLRGTGQLPKFEEDLFKVPGERDYYLIPTAEVPVTNIVRDEIVDANQLPMKFVCHTPCFRSEAGSHGRDTRGMIRQHQFEKVELVHVVEPSKSWDALEELIGNAETILKKLNLPYRVVTLCGGDLGFSAAKTYDIEVWLPGQQKYREISSCSNMADFQARRMMARWRNPETGKPELLHTLNGSGLAVGRTLVAILENYQTAEGKVKVPEALLPYMGGITEL; from the coding sequence ATGCTAGATCCTAAATTTATTCGTTCAAATCCTGAGGAAGTTGCACAGTTACTGGCTAAAAAAGGTTACCAGTTTCCTGTGGATGAGTTTAACGCGCTGGAAGCGCAGCGCCGCGAAGTGCAGGTACAGGCTGAGCAGCTGCAGAGTGAGCGAAATACCCGATCGAAAAATATCGGTAAGGCCATCGCAGCAGGTGAAGATGCTGAAGCGCTGAAAGCTGAAGTACGTGAGCTGGGTGAAAAGCTGGACAGCAGTAAAGAATCCCTGCGTGAGATTCAGGAACAGATGGACGCCATTCTGATGGGCGTACCGAACATCCCGCACGAAGACGTACCGGAAGGCGCGGATGAAGACGATAACGTTCTAGTGCGCACCTGGGGTGAGCCAACACAGCTGGATTTTGAACCCCGCGATCACGTCGATCTGGGCGAACTGAGCGGCGGTCTGGATTTTGGCACAGCGGCGAAGATCACCGGGGCCCGTTTTGCGGTATTGCGTGGCGGTATTGCCCGCATGCACCGTGCACTGATCCAGTTCATGCTGGATACACACAGCAGCGATCACGGTTATCAGGAAACCTATGTGCCATACATGGTGAATGCTGATTCCCTGCGCGGCACCGGCCAGTTGCCTAAGTTTGAAGAAGATCTGTTTAAAGTACCGGGCGAACGGGATTACTACCTGATTCCAACCGCTGAAGTACCGGTTACCAATATCGTCCGTGATGAAATTGTTGATGCTAATCAACTGCCAATGAAGTTTGTCTGCCACACACCCTGTTTCCGCAGTGAGGCCGGCAGCCATGGTCGTGATACCCGCGGCATGATCCGTCAGCACCAGTTTGAAAAAGTTGAGCTGGTACATGTGGTTGAACCTTCCAAGTCATGGGATGCACTGGAAGAACTGATAGGTAATGCAGAAACCATTCTGAAGAAACTGAACCTGCCGTACCGGGTTGTTACCCTGTGTGGCGGTGATCTGGGCTTCAGTGCGGCAAAAACCTACGATATCGAAGTATGGTTGCCAGGTCAGCAGAAGTACCGTGAAATCTCTTCCTGCAGCAACATGGCAGACTTCCAGGCCCGCCGTATGATGGCGCGCTGGCGTAACCCTGAAACCGGTAAGCCTGAACTGCTGCATACCCTGAACGGTTCCGGTCTGGCGGTTGGCCGTACCCTGGTGGCTATCCTTGAGAACTACCAGACTGCTGAAGGTAAGGTGAAAGTACCTGAAGCACTTCTGCCATACATGGGCGGCATTACTGAGCTTTAA
- a CDS encoding insulinase family protein, protein MNQAATQQACHSAFQLQRSQPIESLDIVIEEYQHKQTGALHYHIQSENQENVFLVAFRTVPEDSTGVAHMLEHTALCGSERYPVRDPFFMMTRRSLNTFMNAFTSSDWTAYPFASQNRKDYFNLLDVYLDAAFFSRLDPLDFAQEGHRIEFEEPGNADSPLVYKGVVFNEMKGAMSSVVSTVWQTLTKHLFPTTTYHYNSGGDPECIPDLSYEELIEFYRSHYHPTNAVFMTFGDIPVAELQERMETLALSRFEKLDTTISVSDEKRYHSPVRVEEAYALDQDDVDNKTHHVLAWLIGPSIDLEQQLKANLLSRVLLDNSSSPLRYALESTELGLAPSPLCGLEDSNREMAFMCGLEGSNPEHAAAFEQLVLETLQKVVDEGIDQSHVEAALHQLELSQRELSGDGYPYGMNLILSSLSSAIHCGDPIALLNLDPVLEKLHDEIKHEDFIPGLIRELLLDNAHQVRLTMRPDTQLSQRKDAAEAARLAKIKATFSDAEKQQVIEQAAALEARQNEQDDESVLPKVTIADVPAEMRIPTGTDHQDKVDYSFYAQGTNGLVYQQVIMPLPALSAEEIELLLLYSDCVTELGCGGRDYQQNQALQSQVSGGVYAHSTLRGSIDNEQSVSGYFVVSGKALVTKQQALTELLKETLETVRFDELAKIRELVSQRRTRKEQSITGQGHSLAIAAACSELAPAANVSHLQRGLASIKAVKVLDDALADDARLQQLGEQLQALHSKMTDAPRRFLLVAEPEHEAELVADLCERWQGHESRNFAPLALAETRQVVKQAWTTSTQVNFAAKAYATVAVEHPDAAPLTVLGDFLRNGFLHRAIREQGGAYGSGAGQDSADAVFRFFSYRDPRLSETLDDFDASLQWLADNDHDEQKLEEAVLGIVSSIDKPGSPAGEAKQAYHSELFGRTPEQRKAFRQRILEVSIADLKRVAAEYLQPEKASVAVVTNPSGAEQLKGFDVISI, encoded by the coding sequence ATGAACCAAGCAGCTACGCAACAGGCCTGTCATTCTGCGTTTCAACTGCAGCGCAGCCAGCCGATCGAATCGCTGGATATAGTTATAGAGGAATATCAGCATAAGCAGACCGGCGCGCTGCATTACCATATTCAGAGTGAAAATCAGGAAAATGTATTCCTGGTGGCGTTTCGTACTGTGCCTGAAGACAGCACCGGTGTGGCCCATATGCTGGAACATACGGCGCTGTGCGGCAGTGAGCGTTATCCTGTCCGTGACCCGTTCTTTATGATGACCCGCCGCTCCCTGAATACGTTTATGAACGCGTTTACCAGCAGTGACTGGACGGCATATCCTTTTGCCAGCCAGAACCGTAAAGATTATTTTAACCTGCTGGACGTGTATCTGGATGCGGCTTTCTTCAGCCGTCTTGACCCTCTGGATTTTGCTCAGGAAGGTCACCGCATTGAGTTTGAGGAACCGGGCAATGCAGACAGCCCTCTGGTCTATAAAGGGGTTGTGTTTAATGAGATGAAAGGGGCCATGAGCTCAGTGGTTTCCACTGTCTGGCAAACCCTGACCAAGCATCTTTTCCCGACGACGACTTATCATTACAACAGTGGCGGTGATCCGGAATGTATTCCGGATCTGAGCTATGAAGAGTTGATTGAGTTTTATCGCAGTCATTACCACCCGACCAATGCTGTATTCATGACATTCGGTGATATTCCGGTGGCTGAGTTGCAGGAACGGATGGAGACACTGGCGTTGTCCCGGTTTGAAAAACTGGATACTACGATCAGTGTCAGCGATGAAAAACGTTACCATTCACCGGTCCGTGTCGAAGAAGCTTATGCGCTTGATCAGGATGATGTTGACAACAAAACCCACCATGTTCTTGCCTGGCTTATCGGGCCAAGTATCGATTTAGAACAACAGCTTAAAGCGAACTTGTTATCCAGAGTCTTATTAGATAACAGCTCGTCTCCGCTGCGTTATGCACTGGAATCTACCGAGCTGGGGCTGGCGCCTTCGCCGTTGTGCGGCCTTGAAGACAGTAACCGTGAGATGGCGTTCATGTGTGGTCTGGAGGGCAGTAACCCGGAACACGCAGCAGCGTTTGAGCAGTTGGTACTGGAGACCCTGCAAAAGGTGGTTGATGAGGGTATCGACCAGAGTCATGTTGAGGCAGCACTGCATCAGCTGGAACTCAGCCAGCGTGAGCTGAGCGGTGATGGTTACCCGTATGGGATGAACCTGATTCTGTCTTCCCTGTCTTCTGCGATTCACTGTGGGGACCCGATTGCGTTGCTGAACCTGGATCCGGTGTTAGAAAAACTGCACGATGAGATTAAGCATGAGGACTTTATTCCGGGCCTGATCCGTGAGCTGTTACTGGATAATGCTCACCAGGTGCGCCTGACCATGCGTCCGGATACTCAGCTGAGCCAGCGTAAGGATGCGGCTGAGGCTGCCCGTCTGGCGAAGATTAAGGCGACTTTTTCAGATGCAGAAAAGCAACAGGTTATTGAACAGGCTGCTGCGCTTGAAGCACGTCAGAATGAGCAGGATGATGAATCCGTGCTGCCTAAGGTAACCATTGCAGATGTACCGGCTGAAATGCGCATTCCGACCGGCACCGATCATCAGGATAAAGTGGATTACAGCTTCTATGCTCAGGGTACCAACGGTCTGGTCTATCAGCAGGTGATTATGCCGTTACCGGCGCTGAGCGCTGAAGAAATTGAATTGCTGCTCCTGTACAGTGACTGCGTCACCGAACTGGGGTGTGGCGGACGTGACTATCAGCAGAATCAGGCGCTGCAGTCACAGGTATCCGGCGGGGTGTACGCCCACAGTACCCTGCGTGGCAGTATTGATAACGAACAGAGTGTTTCCGGCTATTTTGTGGTGTCAGGCAAGGCTCTGGTAACTAAGCAGCAGGCATTGACTGAGCTGCTGAAAGAAACCCTCGAAACCGTTCGTTTTGATGAGCTGGCGAAAATCCGCGAGCTGGTTTCCCAGCGCCGTACCCGTAAGGAGCAGAGCATCACTGGTCAGGGACACAGTCTGGCAATTGCAGCGGCCTGCAGTGAGCTTGCACCGGCGGCGAATGTCAGTCATTTGCAGCGTGGTCTGGCCAGCATTAAGGCGGTTAAGGTGCTGGATGATGCACTGGCAGATGATGCCCGTCTGCAGCAGTTGGGCGAACAGCTTCAGGCGCTGCACAGCAAAATGACTGATGCACCGCGCCGCTTCCTGCTGGTTGCTGAGCCGGAGCATGAAGCGGAGCTGGTTGCTGATTTGTGTGAACGCTGGCAGGGCCATGAATCCCGCAATTTTGCGCCACTGGCGCTGGCAGAAACCCGTCAGGTGGTTAAACAGGCATGGACCACCAGCACCCAGGTGAACTTCGCTGCCAAAGCCTATGCCACCGTTGCGGTTGAGCATCCGGATGCTGCCCCGTTAACCGTACTGGGTGACTTCCTGCGTAACGGCTTCCTGCACCGGGCAATCCGTGAGCAGGGTGGTGCGTATGGCAGCGGTGCCGGTCAGGATTCTGCCGATGCGGTATTCCGTTTCTTCTCGTACCGTGACCCGCGTCTGAGTGAAACACTGGATGATTTTGACGCTTCCCTGCAATGGCTGGCAGACAATGACCACGATGAGCAGAAGCTGGAAGAAGCGGTGCTGGGGATTGTCAGCAGCATCGATAAGCCAGGTTCTCCGGCGGGTGAAGCCAAACAGGCATATCACAGTGAGTTGTTTGGCCGTACACCGGAACAGCGCAAAGCCTTCCGTCAGCGTATTCTGGAGGTCAGCATTGCCGATCTGAAACGGGTAGCTGCTGAGTATCTGCAACCTGAAAAGGCCAGTGTGGCAGTGGTTACCAATCCGAGCGGTGCGGAGCAACTCAAAGGCTTTGACGTTATCAGCATCTGA
- the crcB gene encoding fluoride efflux transporter CrcB, whose amino-acid sequence MLQLVFVALGGALGALGRYWVSNHIVNNARYELPYGTLLCNVLGSFLMGICFVLVLEKARLSPEMRPLLMVGFMGAFTTFSTFSLEAVTLLQEGHIMSAAVYVLLSVLLCLLALYAGLWFTRLI is encoded by the coding sequence ATGCTGCAGCTGGTGTTTGTTGCGTTAGGTGGCGCGCTGGGCGCACTGGGCCGTTACTGGGTGAGTAATCATATTGTCAATAATGCCCGCTACGAACTGCCCTACGGGACCCTGCTGTGTAATGTGCTGGGCTCCTTTCTGATGGGGATCTGCTTTGTGCTTGTGCTGGAGAAAGCCAGGCTCAGTCCGGAGATGCGGCCGTTGCTGATGGTCGGCTTTATGGGTGCGTTTACAACTTTTTCCACCTTCTCGCTGGAAGCCGTGACCCTGTTGCAAGAAGGGCATATAATGTCTGCCGCAGTGTATGTGTTACTTAGTGTTTTACTGTGCCTGCTGGCGTTATACGCCGGTTTATGGTTTACCCGCTTAATCTGA